Within the Gopherus flavomarginatus isolate rGopFla2 chromosome 8, rGopFla2.mat.asm, whole genome shotgun sequence genome, the region AAAACTGGAAGAGGGATCTCCGCCTACTCTATCCAGGCAGGCTAAAAACGCCGGATGACGATTCAGcaatgctatatatatatatacgtgCATTTTTTTATATTTCACGGATTTAAACGTGAGAGATATTTGACCTCTCTGCCTCTGCGAAATAAACACAAGGAATCTTGGACTGGTTATATACTGCACTGAAACAAAACCACGATGTAGTGAACTTGTGGAGAAAAAAACCCTCAGTATGTTGGTTTAGatgcaaaaaggaaaaacagaggcaAATGCGCTTTCCTAGTCAATGTATGCAATTTCCGGAGATTTAGTTTctcaattcaaaataaaaacaagcacATCTACAATCTTTTATATACAGACAGACATtattgcgcacacacacacatagacccGGCAGAGTAGACTTAGGAAACATATAAAACAAAGATTTATAGGCTAATTTATATCGCCTGATCCACAAGTAGGCTCCAGTATGTCAGTGCTGCTAATACTGCCTTCTGCTACGCAATAAAATAGTTTCAGGAATGGCGAATCGGAGCTCGTTTAAAGCTACTGTTTCTTTCCCCGCTCGGGTTGCTTCTCTTGAGAAAATGTGGTGCTTTTTACCACTAAAGAGCTAATATTTTTATATGCAAAACCTCTCCCACCCATCCCAGCTTTTCCTGTGTAAAGCCAAGTttgcctctctcctcctccaccgtGTTGAAAGGTTCCCTAAAAAAATACCGTAGCTGTCTGGCAAAAGGGACTAGACTCTGCACTTCACTTTCTTTGCTGAGTTATTTATTTAATGGATGTTAAGTGGCCAGCCAGCCACTCACATCTGGACACATAGCCCCATCCACCCTTTCAGAGCACCTGGGTCAAAAGAGAAACCGACAAATAAACAACAAATCCCCTCCGATGCCAGAGTTCGCCTTGGGTTTGCGCGGTGAGCCGCAGAGCGCCTGGAAGTTGTTTTACATCATATTCAGGCTAAAGACAATGAACAGAACTACACGTGAGGCCTTCTGCAAAAGCAAAGGTCATTCGCCCTCGGTTGCCCCAGGTCGGGAACTTCACAGGCATTTCTCTACCCAACACTCGGCTGATGATCTAATTGAATTATGCCTTTTTGTTACAGAGACAACACAACACGTGCTGGAGGTAATTAATGATCCGATCTGGGCCCTCGCTAGGCCGACACGCAGACCAGGTACAGCACTTGGGACGCCCGCTTCGGTTTGCAGGGTGCAATAAAACAGGGAAAGGGGAAAGTTAGACAAACTTGGCCGAGCCCCTTGAGCGACACTGTAGTGATGTCGGAGTCCCGGGACCCTGGATATGGACCACCAGAAAACAGCCGAGCAGGTTACTGCTTTGGGCCTGAGTTTAGCACActtcctcccttcccacccccatcaGAGTTCTCAACCATATTCTTAGatgtacacacacaccacaccgAACAAAGAAACAACCACTGCTTAGTCTCCGAGCTTTTAAATCCTCCCGCGTTCATTTTATTTTCTAACGCTTATTCTCAAAAGAGCTTAATTTGCCCCGTTTAGGCAAATTCCTCCCTGTTGTTGTCTGTATGAGAGcgtttgtgtgtgtgaaacaaaATCCGAAGCAAACGGTCCCCTCCGAGCCAGAACCccgtctctcctccctccaaatGTGCATTAAATCTACTATTTTTCTATTGCAAGAGGGGttggttgtttggtttttttttctagaTGCAATAATCTAAGACAGAAGTGACTCACCTTCCAACTTTGTGAATGTTCTTGATGGATGTGGAGTGTGAATTTTGATTGGTTTGATGGGAGATGGTGTTACTACTGAGGGAGATTTTATAtcggtgggttttttttttcaaaccctaAAATAAAGAATGTGAAGTCTTTCCTGGGGCTGATTGGGGGGAAGGATGTGAAAGGGCTGCAGTTATAAAGCGCTGCTTGAAGCAGTCTCTCAATGCGTCTCTGAACTTGATCAGATTTTATGTTTCCTGCAGAGAGACGGCGGCAATCCTGTGAGACTAGCTCAATAGACAGACTTTGGGGCTCAGCAAATCTCAGGATATTACAATTACAGCCATCTTTCTTTCTGCCTTTTATTCCCACTCTTGCTCCCCATCGTTCTTTGCAAATCCTTTCCAGAACAGAAAACGAGCGGATTTATGGGGCTGTCTGCAGCTGATAATTATTTCAAGGCAGAACGTTGCAACTgcgaaataataataaaatccatcaataaataaatacaataaaatcaACCAAAAGAGGCACCTTTGATTGAGACTTTGGTCCACGTCTCTAGAGCAATTTATATAGTGATAAAAGTGAATAATTTACACTGTTTGTGGAACTAAAACCCACGACATTTAAGCTTGGGAACATGAGGGGTTTATGCCCTGTATCTTGTTTAGCCCCAGATTTGAAATAAtctctaatatttttttttatttccttcatcTTGTGGGGAAAAAGAAACGGCGTGTGGCGGCTAAACATAAGCGAGGCCCACCCAATGTAGCACCTAAACATAACCGCGTTAAAGCCGAGGCTGGTCGATCCCCCCAGGAAAAGAAAACATGCGAACGTTTGGCGAGCAGCTCTGATTTATGCCGCCTTAATTTTTATTcgtttttaaatcttttctttttaatagcaGGGAAGATTTACGACTTCCAATCAAGGGGCCGTTTCCCAGCAGATGGATCTCACAAGCGAAGGGCTACAGCCGCGAAGGGCCGGTATCCCGTTGCTCTCCGCGGCTTTTGATCTCCCCCTTGGCCCGTTAGTGGCTCCCcaggcttttgttttgttttagttgtttctttaaaaaagccCAGCCCGTGAGGATTTAAAGCACGGGTGGAAGCAGCCGGGCAGGACCGGTGGGGAGCGGGCTGCGGGTGGGAATATTGCccggcaggaagtggagctgcAAGAGGGGAAAGGGAGGCCGGCCCGGGATGGGGGAGAAGCCGGGAGGGACCGAGCCCAGGGCCCATTTAATGCGCCCCCGGAGCGGGGCGAGTGAACAAAACATGTGGGCTCGCGGGCCCCCTTTAACCTCACCTGCGAGTCACTAAACCCCGCGGGCCAATCAGCGCGCCGGCCGGGCCGcgagctgccagagtccgggcGAAACTCCGCAACTCGCGCGCGGCGCGGCCAATGGGCGGGCCGGCTGAGGGTCAGGTGACACCTTGGCAGCCGGCTCCCCATTGGCTGGGCGCGGGCTGCCTCCCGAGTTGGTTTATGTGCGGGGAGTGCGCGGTTGAGTGTATCAGTCCAAGGACACTGCCGGGTGGGAGCGGAGGGGCCGGACTCGGAGCCGGGGAGCCGGGCTGCGCTGCCCAGGgttgggcggggagggggggcgcgGCGCTTGGTAGCCCCCAGCCAGGCGCGCGTGGGGCGGTCGCGCGTGGGTTGTGTCCCGCCTGCCCGCGGTGCATGAACTCGTCCCCTCGCGCCTGGCCCATTGTTTTGGGGGGACCCTCCCTCGGGCTCCCGCCCGCCCTCCCCCATGGCCATGCTGCTGGACGGCGGCCCGCAGTTCCCCACCCTGGGAGTCGGGGGCTTCGGGGCCCCTCGCCACCACGAGGGGCCCGGCCGCGACCCCGGCGCCGGGATGGGGCTGGGCCCCTTCGGGGACGCCTCGCACGCGGCGGCCTTTAAGCTCAGCCCGGCCGCCCACGAGCTCTCGTCCGGGCAGAGCTCGGCGTTCACCCCGCAAGGCTCGGGCTATGCCAACGCGCTggggcaccaccaccaccaccaccacgccgGCCAGGTGCCCGCCTACGGGGGCGCGGCCGCCGCCTTCAACTCCACGCGGGACTTTCTCTTTCGCCAGCGGGGCTCCGGCCTGGGGGAACCCGCCTCCAGCGGCGCCCAGCACGGCATCTTCGGCGGCTCCCCCGGCAGCCTGCACGGGCCGCCGGGCATTACGGAGAGCCCGGGCTACTTGCTCTTCCCGGGGCTGCACGAGCAgagccccagccacccctcccccgGCGGGCACGTGGAGAACGGGCAAATGCACCTGGGGCTGCGGGGGGATCTCTTCGGCCGGCCGGACCCTTACCGGGCCGTCTCCAGCCCCCGCACGGACCCGTACGCCGGCGCCCAGTTCCACAACTACAACCCCATGAACATGAATATGGGCATGAACGTGGCGGCCCATCACCACCACGGCCCGGGGGCTTTCTTCCGCTACATGCGCCAGCCCATCAAGCAAGAGCTGTCCTGCAAGTGGGTGGAGGAGAGCCAGATCAACCGGCCCAAAAAGAGCTGCGACCGGACGTTCAGCACCATGCACGAACTGGTCACCCATGTGACGATGGAGCATGTCGGGGGGCCGGAGCAGAACAACCACATCTGCTACTGGGAGGAATGTCCGAGGGAAGGCAAGTCCTTCAAGGCGAAATACAAACTGGTGAACCACATTCGGGTTCACACGGGGGAAAAGCCATTCCCGTGCCCGTTCCCAGGCTGCGGGAAAATCTTTGCCAGGTCCGAGAATCTGAAGATCCACAAAAGGACGCACACAGGTAAGGAGGGAGACGGAAAATGGGGTGCATGAATCATGAAACGGTGGGAATTAAAGAAACCCCCATCGAATCCAAATACTCCCCCCAACGATCACACGGCGCCAGACCGAAAAGCGGGAGTGGGACTCAAACGCTACTTTCCCCAGTTTGGAGCTAAGCTACATTTTGTCCGCGGTTCTTTAAAACTTCGCACTGAGCGAGTTTGGACANNNNNNNNNNNNNNNNNNNNNNNNNNNNNNNNNNNNNNNNNNNNNNNNNNNNNNNNNNNNNNNNNNNNNNNNNNNNNNNNNNNNNNNNNNNNNNCTAACCTCAGTTGCCCATTCCATTATAAGTGGTAACCTACAACGTGTTAAGCATAAGGGACCCTATTCAAAGCCTTTCTAATTCTGCAATCTACCAAGGATTTTCTGTGTACAGAAATGTCAGCGAATGTATAAAGATTCTCCCAGAAGTTGCTCCTGCAGGGGTTGCTACTCCATTGCAGCAGAATTACAGAGGAACAGTGGGCTCTTGTTAGGATATGGGCAAAGGAATGTTTTGGTAGGCAAAGGGTGAGCAGAACCAACTTCAGTTTCCATCACCTGAGAGAAGAAAAAGGTACAATGCAAAGGGGGATCCTGTAGGCAGAGTCTTGCAGTCACTGGATCACCACAGGGCCGCCTGTGAGGATCccctggcaggatcagggcctaaaaatTGTAACCCTCTAAAATATTTCATACAGGTATGTATGTTCCTGTTAGTTCTGAACGAAgacccctattgacttcagtgagccccTGTTCAGACCTTAATAAAAAAACCTTTATCTTCAGCAGACTTCTGCAGCATTTCATCTTCTGCCTATTTATTAACCTGGGCAAGGAGCTATGGTATTTACAGAGTGACCCCTTTGCACCTGCTGGTGAGCTGGTGCTGCATTTCTACATGCTTTAGTGGAACAGGAAGTGGCTACAATTCTAAGTTTGTATGTTTAACATAGAAGATCTTGCTCCAGACACTGATGTTCTCAACTACATCTCTGACCAGAGGCTCCCTGACTcatttacttagattgtaagctgtttggggtcAGGGGCTGCCTCTTCTGTTCTGTTTGTTTAGTACCTAGCGCAATGGGTCATGGGCCATGACTATGGGTCCTCAGGGCCACCACAATACAATTAATAACTTAAGGCCAAATCTTGACCCTGTAGAAATTGGTGGGTGTTTTCCTATTGATTACAGTGTGTTCAAAGTTTGTCAAATAGTTCAATAAGTCCATGTAGTTGGGTCTCTGACGTCTGGATAGACAATATTGACCTGTATAAAACTCCTGAAGTGGAAGAAAAAAAGATGGGATAGACAGTGCACAGTTTGGCTTGCTGCTTTCTGCCTTAGAGCTTAAAGAACAAACCTGGGCTAGTATAAAAGAGCCAACCTTGAGTGTAACTATTCATATCTGCATTGCATGGTGCCTACTCTGAAATGTGAACCCCTAGGTTCAGTGCTGTTACTACACGGTTCTTTCTTTGAGTAATTAGTTAGTACGTTATCAATGGACACTGTAAGAGAATTTTCC harbors:
- the ZIC3 gene encoding zinc finger protein ZIC 3 gives rise to the protein MAMLLDGGPQFPTLGVGGFGAPRHHEGPGRDPGAGMGLGPFGDASHAAAFKLSPAAHELSSGQSSAFTPQGSGYANALGHHHHHHHAGQVPAYGGAAAAFNSTRDFLFRQRGSGLGEPASSGAQHGIFGGSPGSLHGPPGITESPGYLLFPGLHEQSPSHPSPGGHVENGQMHLGLRGDLFGRPDPYRAVSSPRTDPYAGAQFHNYNPMNMNMGMNVAAHHHHGPGAFFRYMRQPIKQELSCKWVEESQINRPKKSCDRTFSTMHELVTHVTMEHVGGPEQNNHICYWEECPREGKSFKAKYKLVNHIRVHTGEKPFPCPFPGCGKIFARSENLKIHKRTHTGKEGDGKWGA